In one window of Candidatus Omnitrophota bacterium DNA:
- a CDS encoding TraB/GumN family protein, with protein MKTISAAFVLALMMVSSLPAETIELKSGKSFRGRVVEQPGDRVVLDVGDGITVTFFQDEIAGIHSDAQPRPEERHFLWEVKSDRTKVYLFGSIHLGKEDMYPLAGEVDGAFAGAGTLVVEVDTESIDPMEAQRTVAQKGLLPADQLLESQLDPKTFDKLQARFQKFGMPMDPMLRFKPWFIAVNLQVLQIKYLGYDEEYGVDRYFLRRAHGAGKKVLQLETLEQQLDFLDRLPDQNMFLDYTLNSLDETEAMLEMILAAWQYGDAAAMEKLTIADMLQQFPETRPIFEIILFNRNKDMAAEIKRYLGTDEVYFVVVGAAHLVGDQGLVELLRQEGFQVDQL; from the coding sequence GTGAAGACGATCTCAGCTGCATTTGTTCTGGCCCTGATGATGGTGTCTTCTCTTCCGGCAGAAACCATCGAATTGAAATCCGGTAAGTCGTTCCGGGGGCGTGTCGTGGAACAGCCGGGGGACCGCGTGGTCCTGGATGTGGGCGATGGGATCACTGTCACGTTTTTTCAGGACGAAATCGCCGGGATCCACTCAGACGCCCAGCCCCGCCCCGAGGAGCGGCATTTTCTTTGGGAAGTGAAATCCGACCGGACGAAAGTTTATCTGTTCGGGTCCATTCATCTCGGCAAGGAAGACATGTACCCGCTCGCCGGCGAAGTGGACGGGGCCTTTGCCGGAGCGGGGACCCTGGTTGTCGAAGTGGACACGGAGAGCATAGATCCGATGGAGGCCCAGAGGACCGTGGCGCAGAAGGGACTGTTGCCCGCGGACCAGCTGTTGGAGAGCCAACTGGACCCGAAAACTTTCGACAAGCTCCAGGCGCGTTTTCAGAAATTCGGCATGCCCATGGACCCGATGCTGCGGTTCAAGCCGTGGTTTATCGCCGTCAACCTCCAGGTCCTGCAGATCAAGTATCTGGGTTACGACGAAGAATACGGCGTGGACCGGTATTTTCTTCGCCGGGCCCACGGTGCGGGAAAAAAAGTCCTGCAGTTGGAAACGCTGGAACAGCAGCTGGATTTTCTGGACCGGCTGCCGGACCAGAACATGTTTTTGGATTATACGCTCAATTCTCTGGATGAGACCGAGGCCATGCTGGAGATGATCCTGGCCGCCTGGCAATACGGCGACGCCGCGGCGATGGAAAAATTGACCATCGCGGACATGCTCCAGCAGTTTCCGGAAACCCGGCCGATTTTTGAGATCATCCTGTTCAACCGCAACAAGGACATGGCCGCCGAGATCAAGCGGTATCTCGGGACCGATGAGGTTTATTTTGTCGTGGTGGGGGCGGCCCATCTTGTCGGCGACCAGGGGCTGGTGGAACTGCTCAGGCAGGAAGGTTTTCAGGTCGATCAACTTTAA
- a CDS encoding SGNH/GDSL hydrolase family protein: MATNKEVIRYIALGDSYTIGTGVALAQAWPVLLTQQLVAAGINIHLVANLARDGWATQEIIDNRLPYLKKLEPDFATVLIGMNDWVWDVDPMTFVKNFSMIVEVLREVLPGPGQILVLTVPDVSVTPAGKKLIGQKDGKWDVAFYNTIIADQCRFRDIHVIDFYKLFRELGDDPFLWAPDGLNPSAAMHRKIAEQIFPIAKKILTTEFKGTSP, from the coding sequence ATGGCGACGAATAAGGAAGTTATCCGGTATATCGCCCTGGGCGATTCCTACACGATCGGGACCGGAGTCGCGCTGGCCCAGGCCTGGCCGGTCCTGTTGACTCAGCAGCTTGTAGCTGCGGGGATCAACATCCATCTGGTCGCAAACCTGGCCAGGGACGGGTGGGCGACCCAGGAGATCATCGACAACCGCCTGCCGTATTTGAAGAAGCTGGAACCGGATTTTGCCACGGTCCTGATCGGCATGAACGACTGGGTCTGGGACGTTGACCCAATGACCTTTGTGAAGAACTTTTCGATGATCGTGGAGGTCCTGCGCGAGGTCCTGCCCGGGCCCGGACAGATCCTTGTCTTGACGGTTCCGGACGTGTCCGTGACGCCCGCCGGGAAGAAGCTGATTGGGCAGAAGGACGGGAAATGGGACGTGGCGTTTTACAATACGATCATCGCCGACCAGTGCCGCTTCCGGGACATCCATGTGATTGATTTTTATAAGTTATTCCGGGAGCTGGGGGATGACCCCTTTTTGTGGGCCCCGGACGGGTTGAACCCGTCGGCCGCGATGCACCGGAAGATCGCGGAGCAGATCTTTCCGATCGCCAAAAAGATCCTGACGACGGAATTCAAGGGGACCTCGCCGTGA
- a CDS encoding hexose kinase, which translates to MKKNPDYSRYVLTVTLNPAVDKVAVVPDFRPGRDQLCADILRSAGGKGINVSRGLKILRVRTLATGIAGGGAGRMMLRLLDEENIRHDFVVARCESRTNLTVIDPVHRRMSRVLEPGPVLKTGDGRRFVMSFRRLLRFSRFVVISGRPPAGLPSSFCRGLVEIAQAEGLRVAVDTSGPALREALKARPFLVKVNCSEAQSIIGRSHVSRSRPGLLRGLRDRGAQIAIITLGPAGAVASDGKDILSASAPRVTAVNTVGCGDAFLSGFLAAYLAGDSLAEGLRMAAASGAASACRVLPVRFIRADVERLAGRVRIMPLR; encoded by the coding sequence GTGAAAAAAAATCCCGATTATTCCCGCTATGTCTTGACGGTGACCTTGAACCCTGCGGTGGACAAGGTCGCGGTGGTCCCGGATTTTCGTCCGGGGCGTGATCAGCTTTGCGCGGACATCCTCCGGAGCGCGGGGGGGAAAGGGATCAACGTTTCCCGCGGGCTGAAGATCCTGCGCGTGAGAACGCTGGCCACGGGCATCGCGGGCGGCGGGGCGGGGAGGATGATGCTCCGGCTTCTCGATGAGGAAAATATCCGTCATGATTTTGTCGTGGCCAGATGCGAATCCAGGACCAACCTGACGGTGATCGATCCGGTCCATCGCCGGATGTCCCGCGTCCTTGAACCCGGTCCTGTTCTGAAAACGGGCGACGGACGGCGTTTTGTGATGTCGTTCCGCCGGCTTTTGCGTTTCAGCCGTTTTGTCGTGATTTCCGGGCGTCCGCCCGCGGGTCTCCCATCGTCATTTTGCCGTGGCCTCGTTGAAATCGCTCAGGCCGAGGGGTTGCGGGTGGCTGTCGACACCAGCGGCCCGGCCCTGCGCGAAGCGCTGAAGGCCCGTCCGTTTCTGGTCAAAGTCAATTGCTCAGAGGCGCAGTCTATTATAGGAAGATCCCACGTTTCGCGTTCCCGGCCGGGGCTTCTCCGGGGATTGCGGGACCGGGGAGCTCAAATTGCCATTATCACACTCGGACCTGCCGGCGCTGTCGCATCCGACGGCAAGGATATCCTGTCTGCGTCAGCCCCCCGCGTCACGGCGGTCAATACCGTTGGCTGCGGGGATGCGTTTTTGTCAGGATTCCTCGCGGCGTACCTGGCCGGGGACTCCTTGGCGGAAGGCCTCCGCATGGCCGCGGCCTCCGGGGCCGCCAGCGCCTGCAGGGTTCTGCCGGTACGGTTCATCCGCGCCGATGTCGAGCGCCTGGCGGGGCGGGTCCGCATCATGCCCCTGCGCTGA
- a CDS encoding transglutaminase-like domain-containing protein, whose amino-acid sequence MTKLILHKFPRAGSGLALAVQILFACVPPAAADESIPITGFHINQEISALSGVLVSRPDPQDEEISKFIALHQIRSLEDYARWLKENIAYRRNERPDRWATPKETLAVRNGDCEDYAFLNTAVAQVLGYRPHVLALVRNGRAHAICTFKHDKTYVWFDNAKLIKTEAATLDEFARWIMSRYNYSSMLELNIDTRKWQVLYSPRRAS is encoded by the coding sequence ATGACAAAATTGATCTTGCATAAATTCCCCCGGGCCGGCTCCGGCCTCGCGCTCGCGGTCCAGATCCTGTTCGCCTGCGTTCCGCCGGCGGCAGCCGACGAGTCCATCCCCATCACCGGTTTTCATATCAACCAGGAGATATCTGCCTTGTCGGGCGTTCTGGTTTCCCGCCCCGACCCCCAGGACGAGGAGATATCCAAATTCATTGCGCTCCATCAAATCCGTTCGCTCGAAGATTATGCCCGCTGGTTGAAAGAAAACATCGCGTACCGGCGCAACGAGCGCCCTGACCGCTGGGCTACGCCGAAGGAAACCCTCGCCGTCCGCAACGGTGACTGCGAAGATTACGCGTTCCTCAACACGGCCGTCGCCCAAGTCCTGGGCTACCGCCCGCATGTCCTGGCCCTGGTCCGCAACGGCCGGGCCCACGCCATCTGCACCTTCAAGCACGACAAGACCTACGTCTGGTTCGACAACGCCAAACTGATCAAGACCGAAGCCGCCACCCTGGATGAATTCGCACGCTGGATCATGTCCCGGTACAATTATTCCTCTATGCTCGAACTGAACATCGACACCCGCAAATGGCAGGTCCTCTATTCCCCCCGACGAGCGTCGTGA
- a CDS encoding SDR family oxidoreductase, with protein sequence MKSRFVSVLGCGWLGRPLAAALRKAGASVRGSSTTPSKMTVLASEGIQPFLLAADPDLRGDNLSDFFSSETLVVTLPFRRDFEDPAVYLQQLRGIVRLAGSSAVKSVVFTSSTSVYPDTLALAREDSDFAPDNPRSRVLLEAEGLFLHDPRFEATVVRFAGLCGAGRPVGRFLAGKQDVPGGDRPVNLIHQQDGVAILLEIIRRDIRGEILNACCDGHPTRRELYTQAARKMGLSPPAFREEGGLGPGKVVSNDKLKKRLEYRFLYPDPREF encoded by the coding sequence ATGAAGTCTCGTTTTGTCAGTGTCCTGGGCTGCGGCTGGCTGGGCCGGCCGCTGGCCGCCGCTCTCCGCAAAGCCGGCGCCTCCGTGAGGGGTTCCTCGACAACGCCGTCCAAAATGACGGTTCTGGCTTCGGAAGGGATCCAGCCGTTTCTGCTCGCGGCGGATCCTGACCTCCGGGGAGACAACCTTTCGGATTTTTTTTCGTCCGAGACCCTTGTTGTTACCCTCCCGTTCCGCCGGGATTTTGAAGATCCGGCCGTATATCTTCAGCAGCTCCGGGGCATCGTCCGCCTTGCCGGATCGTCAGCCGTCAAATCCGTTGTTTTCACCAGCTCAACATCTGTTTATCCCGATACGCTGGCCCTGGCCCGGGAGGACTCGGACTTTGCGCCTGACAATCCCCGTTCACGTGTTTTGCTCGAGGCCGAGGGGCTTTTTCTTCACGATCCCCGTTTTGAGGCCACGGTGGTCCGTTTCGCCGGCCTGTGCGGGGCCGGCCGTCCGGTGGGGCGGTTCCTGGCCGGGAAACAGGATGTGCCGGGAGGGGATCGGCCGGTTAATCTGATCCATCAGCAGGACGGGGTGGCCATCCTTCTGGAGATCATCCGCCGGGACATCCGCGGGGAGATTCTTAACGCCTGTTGCGACGGCCATCCGACCCGGCGGGAACTTTACACGCAGGCCGCCCGGAAGATGGGGCTTTCTCCGCCGGCGTTTCGTGAGGAAGGCGGACTCGGCCCGGGAAAAGTCGTCAGCAATGATAAATTAAAAAAACGTTTGGAGTACAGGTTTTTGTATCCCGATCCCCGGGAGTTTTAG
- a CDS encoding peptidoglycan-binding protein, which yields MVTRWLVVLSFVMLISGCATANKQATVDSLQMRVTELERAAEDKDDQIKSLNDEVRDLSYQLDRTRTRSVKVSDEGSSSSSGATGDIIRVSASTEQVQKALKNAGYYQGAVDGKLGAKTKKAISDFQKDHELKADGVVGRKTWAAMQSYLK from the coding sequence GTGGTGACAAGATGGCTGGTGGTTCTCAGTTTTGTAATGCTCATCTCCGGATGCGCGACCGCAAACAAGCAGGCAACGGTGGATTCGTTGCAGATGCGCGTGACCGAACTCGAGCGCGCGGCGGAAGACAAGGACGACCAGATCAAGAGTCTCAATGACGAGGTCAGAGACCTGTCTTATCAGCTGGACAGGACCCGGACCCGCTCCGTGAAGGTCAGCGATGAGGGGTCTTCGTCATCGTCCGGAGCGACGGGTGACATCATCCGCGTTTCCGCCAGCACCGAGCAGGTCCAGAAGGCCTTGAAAAACGCCGGTTATTATCAGGGGGCTGTTGATGGCAAGCTTGGGGCCAAGACCAAGAAGGCCATCAGCGATTTTCAGAAAGACCATGAGCTCAAGGCGGACGGGGTCGTCGGCCGGAAGACTTGGGCCGCGATGCAGTCCTATTTGAAATAA
- a CDS encoding thioredoxin family protein has product MKKYLSSVLIAGSVCLATLIAFSTKTVKADVSPGQAVPDFSLTDSEQQKHALSDYRGKYVILEWVNHDCPFVRKHYDSGNMQALQKKYRALGVVWLSVNSSSPGKQGHCSPEQAGQLTQEKGADPDAVLLDPDGAVGRMYGAQTTPHMFIIDPEGTLIYQGAIDDKPTTDPQDIADSVNYVTQAMDEAVAGKKVSVAATKSYGCSVKY; this is encoded by the coding sequence ATGAAGAAATATTTGAGCTCTGTGTTGATTGCGGGCAGCGTCTGTCTGGCAACACTGATTGCGTTCAGTACCAAAACCGTCAAGGCCGATGTCTCGCCCGGCCAGGCTGTGCCGGATTTTTCATTGACGGATTCCGAGCAGCAAAAGCACGCCCTGTCGGATTACCGCGGTAAATATGTCATTCTGGAATGGGTGAACCATGATTGCCCTTTTGTCCGGAAGCATTATGACAGCGGCAACATGCAGGCGCTTCAGAAGAAATACAGGGCCCTCGGCGTTGTCTGGCTTTCGGTGAATTCTTCTTCCCCCGGGAAGCAGGGGCACTGTTCTCCTGAACAGGCCGGACAGTTGACTCAGGAGAAAGGCGCTGACCCGGATGCGGTCCTGCTGGATCCGGACGGCGCGGTCGGGCGGATGTACGGCGCGCAGACCACGCCTCACATGTTCATCATCGATCCCGAAGGGACGCTGATTTATCAGGGCGCCATCGATGACAAACCGACCACCGATCCCCAGGACATCGCGGATTCCGTCAATTATGTGACCCAGGCCATGGACGAGGCGGTCGCCGGGAAAAAAGTCAGCGTTGCCGCCACGAAATCTTACGGGTGCTCCGTGAAGTATTGA
- a CDS encoding thioredoxin family protein has protein sequence MSLASPALAMAGGITIAHTRVGLVAEDVSVQPGRSFFVGLRMRMDRGWHVYWENPGDSGMAPAVRWQLPEGFDAGPLLWPYPHRIEQPPLASFGYEGEVLLLTEIRPGPHLSSDRVTLGAHVEWLSCRVECIPGQADLTLDLPVAALPPQPDLRWTSIFALARQSLPVSEGSVWDIKVFEEAPGFLMDIVPSGPAVYPLTGIQFFPERNDLIRHAVRPQAEMNGEAYRLRLEKSPLLSKVPERLTGVLVSDQGWQGEGTSRALQVDAVVRQPFSGQRVVGGLFSGPVAAAMIFAFLGGLILNLMPCVLPVLSLKVFHLIQQSSRRRTSSWRQGGLFTAGVLASFWILAGILMFLRWSGEQVGWGFQFQSPGFLVGLSFLFFLIGMNFFGVFELSSPGLAVPSGRTGEWGAFASGFLTAVVATPCTAPFMGAAIGVALTQPWPITLVIFSFLGLGLAFPYLVCAGSPALLKVFPKPGVWMEHMKTVFGFFMMATVVWLAWILSLQAGKPAVVSLLFGLLLAASGSRLWGLGSVASLVRTQQRLCWGGVFFVLAGIGIAAAGLPDPGTFSQKSRLVQAEGPWQDFSMEKLEELRREGRPVFVDFTASWCLTCQVNERVALQDPRVLAKFQEMGVALLKADWTRRDEEITRALERYGKNSIPLYVLYPSFEGAPPRILPEILTPGIVLEFLEKAEKNH, from the coding sequence GTGTCCCTGGCGTCGCCGGCCTTGGCCATGGCGGGCGGCATCACCATCGCCCATACGCGTGTCGGGCTTGTGGCCGAGGATGTATCGGTGCAACCCGGGAGATCCTTTTTTGTCGGCTTGCGTATGCGGATGGATCGCGGGTGGCATGTCTATTGGGAGAATCCCGGTGATTCCGGGATGGCCCCGGCCGTGCGCTGGCAATTGCCGGAAGGGTTTGACGCCGGGCCTTTGCTCTGGCCGTATCCTCACCGGATCGAACAGCCGCCCCTGGCCAGCTTCGGTTACGAGGGGGAGGTCCTTCTCTTGACGGAGATCCGTCCGGGTCCGCATCTTTCCTCGGACCGCGTGACGCTCGGCGCTCATGTGGAATGGCTCTCCTGCCGCGTGGAGTGCATCCCGGGGCAGGCGGACTTAACATTGGATTTGCCCGTAGCCGCCCTGCCGCCCCAGCCCGATCTCCGCTGGACCAGTATTTTTGCCCTTGCCAGGCAGTCCCTGCCGGTGTCGGAGGGTTCCGTCTGGGATATCAAAGTTTTTGAGGAAGCCCCGGGATTCTTGATGGATATCGTTCCATCCGGTCCTGCGGTTTATCCGCTCACCGGCATCCAATTTTTTCCCGAGCGCAATGATCTGATTCGTCATGCGGTCCGGCCACAGGCCGAAATGAACGGCGAGGCTTACCGTTTGCGTCTGGAGAAAAGCCCCTTGTTGTCTAAAGTGCCGGAACGGCTAACAGGTGTCCTGGTCTCCGACCAGGGGTGGCAAGGCGAGGGGACATCCAGAGCCTTGCAGGTTGATGCCGTTGTCCGGCAGCCGTTTTCGGGACAAAGAGTAGTCGGAGGCCTCTTCTCCGGTCCGGTTGCGGCGGCCATGATCTTCGCCTTCCTGGGAGGGTTGATCCTGAACCTGATGCCGTGCGTTCTTCCTGTTTTATCATTGAAGGTTTTTCATCTGATTCAGCAGTCTTCGCGCCGGCGGACGTCGTCCTGGAGGCAGGGCGGGTTGTTCACGGCCGGCGTACTGGCGTCGTTCTGGATATTGGCGGGGATTCTGATGTTCTTGCGCTGGTCCGGGGAGCAGGTGGGCTGGGGTTTTCAGTTTCAGTCCCCGGGATTTCTTGTCGGGCTTTCGTTTTTATTTTTTCTGATCGGAATGAATTTTTTCGGAGTCTTCGAGCTTTCTTCTCCGGGGCTCGCTGTCCCCTCCGGGAGGACCGGCGAATGGGGGGCGTTCGCCAGCGGGTTTTTGACGGCTGTGGTGGCCACGCCCTGTACCGCTCCTTTCATGGGGGCTGCCATCGGCGTCGCCCTGACCCAGCCTTGGCCGATTACGCTGGTAATCTTTTCCTTTTTGGGCCTGGGGCTGGCGTTTCCTTATCTGGTGTGCGCCGGCTCCCCGGCCCTTCTTAAAGTTTTTCCCAAGCCGGGGGTTTGGATGGAGCACATGAAGACCGTCTTCGGGTTTTTCATGATGGCCACAGTGGTTTGGCTGGCCTGGATATTGAGTTTGCAGGCGGGGAAACCGGCGGTGGTTTCCCTGCTGTTCGGTTTGCTGCTGGCCGCGTCGGGTTCCCGGCTGTGGGGATTGGGTTCTGTGGCGTCCTTGGTTCGCACACAGCAACGGTTATGCTGGGGAGGGGTGTTTTTTGTTCTGGCCGGGATCGGGATTGCGGCCGCGGGGCTTCCGGATCCGGGAACTTTTTCGCAGAAGAGCCGCCTGGTCCAGGCCGAAGGCCCATGGCAGGATTTCTCAATGGAAAAATTGGAAGAATTGCGCCGCGAAGGCCGTCCGGTTTTTGTCGATTTTACCGCCTCCTGGTGTCTGACATGCCAGGTCAACGAGCGGGTGGCGCTGCAGGATCCCCGCGTGCTCGCGAAATTTCAGGAGATGGGAGTTGCCCTTCTGAAAGCGGACTGGACCCGGCGGGATGAAGAGATCACCCGGGCCCTGGAACGCTACGGGAAAAACAGCATCCCGTTGTATGTCCTATACCCCTCTTTCGAGGGAGCGCCCCCGCGGATATTGCCTGAAATTTTGACTCCGGGCATTGTCCTGGAATTCCTTGAGAAAGCGGAGAAAAATCATTAA
- the plsY gene encoding glycerol-3-phosphate 1-O-acyltransferase PlsY: protein MPLLVSLGLACAVSYLIGAIPTAYIFGKIYKKIDIRQFGSGNIGAANTFRVLGKGPGIAVLLLDIAKGLVPTAFVAPVAGLTQVFSLVAIGLCAVVGHNWTIFLNFRGGKGIATSLGVLIGLAINIPGLGIAVLACLLAWAVVFLVTGYVSLASIIASILLPAIILATRQSLGVVTLGVIFCVFVVLRHRPNIQRLFLGKEPQVNWPFRRTPLKND, encoded by the coding sequence ATGCCTCTGCTGGTCTCATTGGGTCTGGCCTGCGCCGTTAGTTATTTGATCGGCGCCATTCCAACGGCGTACATTTTCGGGAAAATTTATAAGAAAATCGACATCCGTCAGTTCGGCTCCGGCAACATCGGCGCCGCCAATACGTTTCGCGTCCTGGGCAAAGGCCCGGGGATTGCGGTGCTTCTTCTGGACATTGCCAAGGGATTGGTCCCGACGGCGTTTGTGGCTCCAGTTGCGGGGCTCACCCAGGTCTTTTCTCTGGTGGCGATCGGCCTGTGCGCGGTGGTCGGTCACAACTGGACGATCTTCCTGAATTTTCGGGGCGGCAAAGGGATAGCGACCAGTCTTGGCGTTCTGATAGGGTTGGCCATCAATATCCCTGGCTTGGGGATCGCTGTTCTGGCCTGTCTCCTGGCCTGGGCGGTTGTTTTTTTGGTGACGGGGTATGTTTCTCTGGCTTCGATCATTGCTTCTATTCTTCTTCCTGCGATCATTCTCGCCACAAGGCAATCGTTGGGAGTTGTCACCCTGGGAGTCATTTTCTGCGTTTTTGTCGTTCTCCGCCACCGCCCCAATATCCAGCGGCTTTTTTTAGGCAAAGAGCCGCAGGTCAATTGGCCGTTCCGCCGCACCCCCTTGAAAAACGATTAA
- a CDS encoding CDP-alcohol phosphatidyltransferase family protein, with protein sequence MSFTFATKVTIFRILAVPFFILSVLYYAPGKDYLRFVALGIFLLAVGSDIFDGYIARRWEQRSPAGVLLDPLADKLLLMSAFLCLYLIGPQLPHIRFPLWLVIAVICRDVILLIGAGLILIFHNGQFSAQATRWGKISTFAQCCAVIWLLLQGPMAMAVWIPALAFTVVSGTDYLFRGMRLLNDPHKETLRAPDFVREPVEH encoded by the coding sequence ATGAGCTTTACGTTTGCCACCAAGGTCACGATCTTTCGGATCCTGGCCGTCCCGTTTTTTATCCTTTCCGTGCTTTATTATGCGCCCGGGAAAGATTATCTGCGTTTTGTGGCCCTGGGAATATTTTTGCTGGCTGTGGGATCGGATATTTTTGACGGGTACATTGCCCGCCGTTGGGAGCAAAGATCCCCGGCAGGCGTCCTTCTGGACCCCCTGGCAGACAAGCTGCTCTTGATGAGCGCGTTCCTTTGCCTGTACCTTATCGGCCCCCAGCTGCCGCATATCAGGTTCCCTTTGTGGCTGGTCATTGCCGTGATCTGCCGTGACGTGATTCTTTTGATCGGCGCAGGGCTGATTCTGATTTTTCATAATGGCCAGTTCTCGGCCCAGGCCACGCGTTGGGGGAAGATCTCCACTTTTGCACAGTGCTGCGCTGTGATCTGGCTGCTTTTACAGGGGCCGATGGCCATGGCTGTCTGGATCCCGGCGCTGGCATTCACCGTTGTTTCCGGCACGGATTATCTCTTTCGGGGAATGAGACTCCTGAACGATCCCCACAAAGAAACGCTCCGTGCGCCGGATTTTGTCCGTGAACCGGTCGAACATTGA
- the lepB gene encoding signal peptidase I, producing MTWSDSMMPKETKKVRIKSVARDWVESILIAFVLAMFIRTFFFQAFKIPSGSMQETLQIGDRLLVNKLRYGPLVPFVHFRLPGFSKPRRGDVVVFKYPEDPKRDFIKRLIAAGGETVEIKFGDIYINGQLIQSPVIKNIYYYNKGQYAQPGQKITVPSGYYFVLGDNSASSHDSRYWGFVPEGDVIGKAELIYWPPNRLRLIK from the coding sequence ATGACGTGGTCAGACAGCATGATGCCGAAGGAAACCAAAAAGGTCCGGATCAAATCGGTCGCCCGGGACTGGGTGGAATCGATCCTGATCGCTTTTGTCCTGGCGATGTTCATTCGGACTTTTTTCTTCCAGGCCTTCAAGATCCCCAGCGGTTCCATGCAGGAAACGCTGCAGATCGGCGACCGTCTGCTGGTCAACAAGCTTCGCTACGGTCCGCTGGTTCCTTTTGTGCATTTCCGCCTCCCGGGGTTTTCGAAGCCCAGGCGGGGGGACGTGGTCGTTTTCAAGTATCCCGAGGACCCCAAGCGCGATTTTATCAAGAGGTTGATCGCCGCCGGGGGAGAAACGGTGGAGATCAAGTTCGGGGACATTTACATCAACGGCCAGCTTATCCAGTCGCCGGTGATCAAAAATATTTATTATTACAATAAAGGGCAGTATGCCCAGCCCGGGCAGAAGATCACGGTGCCGTCGGGGTATTATTTCGTCCTGGGGGACAACAGCGCCTCAAGCCATGACAGCCGGTATTGGGGTTTTGTCCCGGAAGGCGACGTGATCGGCAAAGCGGAATTGATTTACTGGCCTCCCAACCGGCTCCGTTTGATCAAGTGA